Within the Eucalyptus grandis isolate ANBG69807.140 chromosome 1, ASM1654582v1, whole genome shotgun sequence genome, the region TTCCTTTGTATGGTAAACGCAGAGTACACAAAGCACTGTCGGATAGGCACCACAGTTTGGCAACGGAAACTGATGCATGCAAGTAAGTTCTCCACTGATTACCACAAGATTTCATCTAAGACCCTGCACCACTGTTTCCAAGTCTCTAATTTCAAAACGCCTTCCCATTGAATCAGCATCCCTACATCTTGTTGCAAGATAAAAGAACAGCCAAGCCACCATGAAGAATACCTCCATAGTTGACTGGAAAACTGAAGCAAAAACCTTGCCTCCAACTCGTCCCAGAGCCCATCTCACAAAAGTACCACAAATTATCGCTTCCAAACACTTCAATTGAATAGCCTGATTCCACATTGTCAATACCAAGTAACAACCTTCCTTAACAATCTCCTTCCCGCTCTTCCTCGAATCGACAATGGCAATCCAAGCATCCACCACGAAAATAAAAGCAATAAATGTATCCAATAAGAACCATACAAACAAGAACGCAGAAATTTCCTTCTCAAAACCCCGAGTCCACGGCAACATAACTGAGAATGGCATCAACTTCAACCTCACAAACAGCTTGAAGAACGAGTACTGATCCTCAATTTCACCAAAATACCACAAGCCAAGCATCTGAGTCAACGCATCTCTCACTGCCCACCTCATTAAAATGAACCCAGAAAGCCTCTTGAGTCCCAATCTTGATCCTTGCCAGAGTACTCCGAGGAGCGAGCTAAACCGCCCCAAAACATTATTAACCACAGCAACAAACACGGAACCAAAAACCCATGAATATGTAACCAGAAACCCTAGAATCACCCAACCATAAGCTGCAGACAAGAAGCtcacaaggaaaaagaaagcggCAGCGTCGTGGCGACCCAGCTCTAGACCCATGATAAAGAATTGCAAGTCAACAATCCTGTCACCTCTCATCTCCTCCCTTTGCTGTtcaccatcaccatcttctTTCTCACCAACATCCTCATCAGACCTAAACAGCCGATCATCCACTCTGAACTGGACCCCAGGACGCACAATCTCAGGATACCTTAGGCCGTTATCCACGCAGTCGGGCGAGAACCCGGAGCCGGGCCTGGACACGGAGAGCATCACGAGAGTGCCGTTGGGCTGATCCCTGCGGTGGCTGCTAAAGGGGGACCGATTGGGGTCATCGTCCCCGGAGAAGAAGTCGTCGTCGAGAGTGCCGACGCGGGTGAGGTGGAGGAAgggccggtggcggcggcggaggtgggcCGGCTGCTGGCCGGggaggccgccgccgccgccgccgccgccgccgtgctGGTGTTGGTGGGGGTGGTtcccggcgaggtcgaggcgGGAGAGGAGGGATTTGAGGGACGGGTCGCGGTCGATGTAGGCGGTGAGGAGGAAGGAGCCGTTCTCGACGAGGGTGcggaaggagaagaggaggaaggagaggaaCAGGAAGGAGATGGGGTTGGAGTTGAAGGTGGACGCCGCGTGCTTCAAGATTTGGGTGGTCGTCCGGAGGTTGCTCAGCCGCGGGTGGTCGCTCATCGCCGCCGGTTTCTTGAAAAGAGGGGAAATCGTCGGGGGGCGAAATCAAGAAAAGGGCCTCGCGATTCTTGGAGCGATCTTGATTTCTCctggcgggcggcggcgggttTTCTTGGGCGAGAGTGATCTCTGGGTAATGGGCGATTTCACGCAGGGTCTTGGAATTTGGAGCTAGCTAAGCTATGGGGTTGACGGATTTGGGAATTGGAGGGCAAGAATCGAGGGGGGAGGATGTCGTGCTCGATTTTTTTACGGGCGGAGTGACCATCGATGATGGCCGAAAATTGGGATGGATGGGACGGGGTGCGATGGGAACAAGGGAGGAAGACGGGAGGAAAATGTGCGGGGAGTGGTGGGGGAGGAACATATGCCCTTCTTTCTCTGCGCAATTTGTTTCgagagggggaggaggggggTTGAAAAGgcgaaaaaatgttttaatagGCTCTGCTTTATGTGGGCAGCCGCTAGAAAAAGCACGGATCTTTAAAGATTAGACATAGTTGGCAAAGAGAAATATCGAGCGCCGATTTGGAGAGAAGTTTAATAAGTGGGGGCCGCGTTGCCTTTCGATTTTAACAAAGTGCTTAGGTGTTATAAAACTTTGATATATGTTCTAATAGCATCGCCTCGACGACAATTTTAACCTTGGCACCGGTGATGCGATTTATTTTCCTATGATGGTATCGAGTACCGTCAACATATGTGGACTCCTCCACCTATCGAGTCCTGTCATCTTTAATGCAAGTTGTTTGGAGATCGTCATATGCTTGCAAATGCCTGTTGTGTTAATTGTACTAAGTACATGAACAGATGATGTGAGATGGCTATTGATTTTTGAAGTGTCCTACAATAATAACTCGATCTCGATAAGTATAGACCTCGAAGCTTAATCTACATTTTCATTATGGTCTTTGTTGCATGTTAGCAAATTTGTGAGAAGACCATTCGCAAATTTCTACAATAAGGTATAGATTTCAAGAAAGCTTTACCAGTTTCattatgattttaggattttgttGCCCAAATTTCCTCTATATAATATGTGACATTCATATATTAACTCACTCAAGGTATTATCCGCTTTAACTCATCCTATACAAACCTCACGATTTTATTGTTTGGTGTACAAGCAAGCACTTTTCCAAGAGATCACCTATTTGGTAGTTCTCCAGCCTAGGATTGCTTAACTTCAGAATTTCAAAGCAAAACTTGCCATTATCTCAATATGCGCCTCATTGAATTAATTTCagtttttacatatatatatatatatatatatatatatatatatatattccataATTACTCTCTCCTAGTTCAGTGCACAAATCGTTCATTTTTGCCCCCTTCGTCATCCTAAGAACCTACTAGGAGCCACTCCTTATCCAAGTCCTCTTTAGCCCTAACAACTACTCTACCGAGTCGTTACATGCCCATAGCTTCTACGAGATACACCTACTAGAGGGGGTTTCGCTCTAACATCATATTATAATAATCCTAGATTAACTCACTTAATATATTGTCCACTTTGTCCCGTCTTACATCGAGATTCATGGATTTATCCTTTGGCGTGCGATCAGACACTTTTCCAAGAGGTTACTCATCCTAGTAGTGCTCTAATTTGGACTCACTTAACTTTGGAGTTCCAAAACAAAGTTTGTCCCTACGTCAAAAGGTGTCTCTATgagttaattctaatttttacatatatattccAAAATTGCTCTCCCCATATTTGGTGCACAATTTGGTTCATTCATGCCTCATTTGTCATCCTAGAAGCCTACTAGGAACTTCTCCTTGTCCAAACCCTCTCCACCCCCGGTGACCACTTGTTGCCTTGGTCGGACTGGGACCTTAGATCTAAGAGAATCTCTCCCAATTTAGTTCTAGAATAAGTACTCTACATCTAGTTTTAGTGGTGTTCACGGTTGTTTAGATGTTAAATTTATACCTGTTCGACATATTTTTGTTAAGAAGCCTTAGCGTCTCACATTTGTTAAAGATTTTGCTCACATATGTCGAACTAAATTTGCTCGACATGTTTTTATTGTCTATGTTAATGATGTTGGGAATGTCAATTATAGGTACACATTGCCAAAAGATAAAACCATAACTATAAATGGAGATCTTGATATGTGCTCATCAATAATGATGATGTGT harbors:
- the LOC104454924 gene encoding uncharacterized protein LOC104454924 codes for the protein MSDHPRLSNLRTTTQILKHAASTFNSNPISFLFLSFLLFSFRTLVENGSFLLTAYIDRDPSLKSLLSRLDLAGNHPHQHQHGGGGGGGGGLPGQQPAHLRRRHRPFLHLTRVGTLDDDFFSGDDDPNRSPFSSHRRDQPNGTLVMLSVSRPGSGFSPDCVDNGLRYPEIVRPGVQFRVDDRLFRSDEDVGEKEDGDGEQQREEMRGDRIVDLQFFIMGLELGRHDAAAFFFLVSFLSAAYGWVILGFLVTYSWVFGSVFVAVVNNVLGRFSSLLGVLWQGSRLGLKRLSGFILMRWAVRDALTQMLGLWYFGEIEDQYSFFKLFVRLKLMPFSVMLPWTRGFEKEISAFLFVWFLLDTFIAFIFVVDAWIAIVDSRKSGKEIVKEGCYLVLTMWNQAIQLKCLEAIICGTFVRWALGRVGGKVFASVFQSTMEVFFMVAWLFFYLATRCRDADSMGRRFEIRDLETVVQGLR